A genome region from Etheostoma cragini isolate CJK2018 chromosome 4, CSU_Ecrag_1.0, whole genome shotgun sequence includes the following:
- the LOC117943829 gene encoding G-protein coupled receptor 22 yields the protein METEGYRDLLETSDGQGVGLLDVGGEVGVEEGWSTPYPLGFQVSLTTVLMLELVLGFSSNLTVLVLYCAQSNLVDSVSNLVTVNLHVLDILVCLLCLPLTVAVILLPANESGVGSLATLCCFHEACVTFTSVATAVNVLVISLDRYDISVRPASRLLNPRRAALLLAAVWAVSLAVFFLPFLEGDFFSSRVEESEDEELDVQNNISELTTGKTPIFSSISPSPLPSTPPSSHSHHLTPVWQNRTLLCVGGQGYYTGLAMYYHLLLQVPCFFIAVAVMLFTYSRILQALNIRIGSHMMRGKRAKDSTCRIRCRRKRTKDLSLPTEVVSSNQNQNQNLNHPPLIPSPSPTPTSPPPIPSMSQVMSDSGATVTTVSTAATTPIATTPATPASPTPASASTQTHATSPLPASTMGVQASVSAIIALRRAVRRHRDRRERQRRVLKMSLLIISTFLGCWAPLSAVNVLILCMGPSDALVRLRLCFLAMAYGTTIFHPLLYAFTRQKLRRALKTRVKKRVVTLLQVDPAPSGGTVIHNSWVEGGQRKSRKPRVEASDGTDRCLTEAVRE from the coding sequence ATGGAGACCGAAGGCTATCGTGACCTCCTGGAGACCAGCGATGGTCAGGGGGTAGGCCTATTGGATGTAGGGGGCGAGGTGGGGGTTGAGGAGGGCTGGAGCACACCCTACCCCCTGGGCTTCCAGGTATCTTTGACCACTGTACTGATGTTGGAGCTGGTTTTGGGCTTCAGCAGCAACCTGACCGTACTTGTGCTCTACTGTGCTCAGTCCAACCTGGTGGATTCAGTCAGCAACCTGGTCACAGTCAACCTCCATGTGCTGGACATACTGGTCTGTCTGCTGTGTCTGCCACTAACTGTGGCTGTGATCCTGCTACCAGCTAATGAAAGTGGAGTTGGCAGCTTGGCCACGCTGTGCTGCTTTCATGAAGCTTGTGTCACATTCACCAGTGTGGCCACAGCAGTCAATGTTCTGGTGATCAGTTTGGACCGATACGACATCTCAGTGCGTCCGGCCAGTCGTCTACTGAACCCCAGGCGTGCAGCACTGCTCCTGGCCGCAGTGTGGGCTGTGTCTTTGGCTGTCTTTTTCCTGCCCTTCCTTGAGGGGGATTTCTTCTCTTCAAGGGTTGAGGAAAGTGAGGATGAGGAGCTTGACGTGCAAAACAATATCTCTGAGCTCACCACTGGAAAGACCCCtattttttcctccatctctccttccCCTTTACCATCAACTCCTCCTTCCTCGCATTCACACCACCTGACTCCAGTATGGCAGAACAGGACACTGTTGTGCGTTGGGGGGCAGGGGTATTACACAGGCCTGGCTATGTATTACCACTTGTTACTCCAAGTGCCATGCTTCTTCATCGCTGTGGCCGTTATGTTGTTCACCTACTCCAGGATCCTGCAGGCCCTCAACATTCGCATAGGCTCCCACATGATGAGGGGTAAACGGGCAAAGGACTCCACTTGCAGGATACgctgcaggaggaagaggacgaaGGACCTGAGCCTGCCCACAGAGGTAGTGTCCTccaaccagaaccagaaccagaacctcAATCATCCTCCTCtcatcccctccccctcccctacACCAACTTCGCCCCCACCAATCCCCTCCATGTCCCAGGTGATGTCTGACAGTGGAGCAACAGTCACTACTGTAAGCACTGCTGCCACCACCCCCATAGCCACCACACCAGCCACCCCTGCTTCTCCAACCCCGGCTTCGGCCTCAACCCAGACCCACGCCACCTCACCACTGCCTGCCTCTACCATGGGTGTACAGGCCTCGGTTTCTGCCATCATTGCCTTGAGGCGGGCAGTGCGCAGGCACAGAGACCGTCGAGAACGTCAACGTCGGGTCCTAAAAATGTCCCTACTCATCATATCCACTTTCCTGGGCTGCTGGGCCCCTCTGTCTGCGGTCAATGTTTTGATCCTGTGTATGGGTCCCAGCGACGCCCTGGTGCGGCTGCGCCTCTGCTTCTTGGCAATGGCTTATGGAACCACTATTTTTCATCCTCTGCTCTACGCTTTCACCAGGCAGAAGCTGCGCCGTGCCCTCAAAACACGTGTCAAAAAAAGGGTAGTTACCCTTCTGCAGGTGGACCCGGCTCCCAGTGGGGGGACAGTTATTCACAACTCTTGGGTGGAAGGAGGCCAGAGGAAGAGTCGCAAGCCACGGGTGGAGGCCAGTGATGGCACTGATCGATGCCTTACAGAGGCAGTGAGGGAATGA